The genomic segment TAAATATGACTGAAAAACAGGGCTGTCAAGTTCAACGACTCAGGGTAAGAATTccatctttgtttgtttgttcttcaaatattttgtgtaccatttttttttaaagattttatttatttattcatgagagacacagaaaaagagaggcagagacataggcagagggagaagcaggcttcccacgaggagtccgatgtgggactcagtcccgggacaccaggatcacaccctgagccaaaggcagatgctcaaccactgagccacgcaggtgtccctttTGTGTACCAATTTTTATCTCAGTTGAATTTAAGGCAAGGTAAGCTgtattacaccaaaaataaaaacatatacaaatatgcaTTAGTATATTTAAGGTAGTATAATGCTTGATCACAGAAGGGTACCCTTGTACTTTTTGGAATGTGGCTGAAAACACACGTCTTCATGATGGTTTTATAAGGTGCTTTTCTTGACGATGGGGCACTTAAGCTTCTGAATTAACTTTGCTCAGTCATAATAAGTGCTTCAATTTCTCCATGCATAACCCTGAAACCACTGACTCAAGTGATTCTTTCACTCAGCAGATGTTGCTTATCACAATCGTTAGGCATAGTGTTTTCAGTTACATTTGACGTTTAAAAGGAACATGGATTTTAATCGTAGTTATTGTGGAATCATTGCTACCTGTAACCTGAAAGGTTCTCTTACATGGGATCCCGGGTGATTTATGAAGTCATTctgtgtaaaatataaaataatggctCCTCTTCATGTTATGTCAAAGTACatattttaagtgactttttcctgagtatttcttttttgggtgatttttaaaaatttgcttttgccattttttgttgttgctgttatgtgttttaaaacattatttcaataTACTCTTTTGGTACTAAGATTATACATTAACATGTATTTCACTTTCAAAATAACTCTTTTCAagttataattttactttatatttacaTGTAATTCTAGAATATTCGAGTGCGGACAGTAAAAGGCCAAGATTATCTTTCCAAGACAGGAGCAAAATTTCATGGAAAATTGGAACAGAAATTTTTGTTAATTGACTGCCAGAAAGTTATGTATGGTTCCTACAGGTAAGATCATTATGTTTACCTCCAGCATTATCATtcatttatagaatttattagttttaaattttaatataatctatttacttatttcttagaaataaaagaaaaaaacctttgcaTGGAAGCTTGGAGACTTGGGTTTTAGTTCTGGTTGTGCTTTAAAGAACATTAAGACATTGGGCAAGTCATATAACTTTCTTGGGCTCCAAGTTCTTCATCCCCAAatttggggttggggggtgatTGTGACTAATATTTCAGGTTCCTTACAGTTCTGTAATGCTAGGAGTGATTTTGCTCCTTACAAAAACAGTCTTGGTATGGACTTAATAATAACAATTGCTCGTAAAAATAGAAGTACTTTATCACTTTGAGCAACTTGACATATGGATTGTCcttattttagtattattaagaatctggggatccctgggtggcgcagcggtttggcgcctgcctttggcccagggcgcgatcctggaaacctgggatcgaatcccacatcgggctcccggtgcatggagcctgcttctccctctgcctgtgtctctgcctctctctctctctgtgactaccataaataaataaaaattgaaaaaaaaatttaaaaataaaatatatataaaaaaaaaaaaaaaagaatctgatggTTATCATCATGTAGTCATTATATATAGGGCTACCCAAAAAAGCATTTTAGAGTCAGGCTATTTAAAATCCCATGGTAGATATTAGACAAGGTTACTTGGGTTACTATTTTCTGGCATATTTGAAGGCTACCACTGGTAGaatatctattctgttccagCTTGGCTCTTTTGCATTATGCCATCCCCCAATCCTTACTACTTATCTAGAGGGCAGCTGTTCTCATCTACATTTATAAATGATGAAACTGAAGTTCCAGAAGGTTAAGTGACTAGTCTAAAAACTCCACAGCTAAAGGTCAGAAGCAGTCCAGCCCTGGCAGCCCTGGCAGCCCAGTCCGAGCCCTGCTGTCTCCAGAGTACAAGGGCTACCCTAATAGTCTCTTGTAAATTCTGGGCATCAGTCCTGAATGGGATAAACAATAAGATTATATCAATAGGCAGATAAAAATACCAACAAGCACATGCAAACTACTAGGTCACCAGGGCAGCACAGACTCATTACTaaagactgtggaaggagccaggaGAGCTGTGGGTATAAATAGGATGATGTCAAGGAAAACTTTTACCCTTTctcttaagaatttaaaaagtccACAAGAAGGAGATAACATGTTGAAGTGATTGGCCGTAGGCAAGTTACTCATCTTGGTTGCACTTACGTTTACTCCTCTGTAAAGTAATAATAATCCTAAAGCCTATCTCATGTCATTGGTGTAAGAATTAAAGGAGTAAATGCATCATAGCCCCTAAAGTCACCTATTATTTTAGGAATGTTTTAGTTGTTACTACCTGCTAACTTTCCCTTTAAGCTCAGGGACCTTTTTTGAAAGTGCCATTTGGAGTTCTAAAGGAAAACTTGTTAAGAACAGAAATTGCAACCAGTGCTTGAAATTAATGAATGCTTTTAAAGActcattatacatatatgtatttcttcAGACACACTTGGTTTTATAGggtttttaattgaaattttaattaaaattaggaGTTAACTTATAGAATGGTATTTATTAATCTCATCATaatggatgctttatttttattatttaacttgaCTTTTAAGATTACCATGAACAATAAATTTGCCTTAGCTTTGTTTTGCTACCACTAGGCATTAATAGGTTCTGTATGTTGAAATGACTATGCCTGAACTACTTTAAAGGGCTGTTGGGAAAaacaaacagcagcaacaaaaccTCTTTGTCTATGTATATCATAAGACAGAGGCAGAATTTAAGTTACTGTTTATAAAAGTGAATGTAGAATGCCTAGGACCACAGATGATAAAAATTCACCAAAATTCTTATGTACCAATTCTGCTTGCCTTATTATTACATGTTAATTGTaaatatacttctttaaaaaatgattatctttttttcctaattattatgAACCTTTCGTATTAATAGTATTGTAACAGGATCTGATGTAACAGTCATGAACCAGTTTTTGTAGAAACTGATTAAAAGTTGACTTATTTTAGGgtaaaattgtttccttttccaATATTGCCATATCTTCCTCATACCCCAAATCAAAATGCCACCTTCTTTAATTCAAAATTCTTTGCCATAAAATGTCTTCATATTTTAAACTCCAAGCATTTCCAAAGAGGCCTGTTGTCTGCACTCACCATACTCCTACATTGTGTGGCAGTTCACTCATCATGATGACAGTTTTATCAGAAAAACACAAGTGTTTTGTCTTATCATGATACTAACATTGATAAGACAAAACACATAGACATTTTCAATCAATATGTacaaatcaaattataaattggatacccaaaaaattaaataaataaaaataaattggatacCCTCATTTGATATTGTCATGTGAAAATCTGGAACATATTTAGTAAATATGGTCCACAAATTTGACTGAGAGAGAGctttataagctttttttttttctttttaaatcttatggTTTCTATAAAAGCTACTTTAAACATAAGTTTCACTGAAGTTGTTGGCTTCCGAGTACCATCTCTAATCAGACTTGAAGActatctgacttttgatctcagctcaagccTTGATCAATCTCTGTTCTCCATCCTGTATTCATTCCTGGATCCTCATCTCCAGATACAGTTATTTAATTCTCTCAGCTAGTTCTTCTGATAGTTACTACGTTCTCTTACATAATGTGATTATACTATGAATGTTCACTTTATCACTTTTAGATTTTATCTCTTGACTCTATAGTATGATAATTGAAGGGTTACATTTCCTATTCACCCATATCTACTTGCCCTCCTAGTTGCCATTCACCCAGTACAGTTTTATCACAATTATTTGTTCAAGGAGAAGTCTCAGTTCACATTATTGAAACTATGTCAGAATTGATCATTGATGAGCCATGGAGTCATTTATAATATGCTTCCTTTTTATATAATGAAGTTAATAATGAccatttggttttggttttttcattgtctttgtttcttatttatctattgctatttttttttccagttgattCTACAGATTTCTTAGCACATGAACAACTTTTCCAAATGCTCATTTACTACCAGTAATCTGTCATGTCCCATCCAGACTAGCAGATCTTTAACTTGAAGCACTGCTGGGGTCCTGCAATTTCCCATACCCCTGGGTAGTTTGAGCCACAATTTCTTAAGTATCATTTAATcccattttgccttcttttttttttcaagtcctagtttttctcttatgtttgCTCAAGAACAATTTCCATCagtatggaattttaaaatttatatttttataaaaatgttttaaaaatataatttataaatataaatataaaatgtataattttaggTGATTAATGGCTTAACCGGGGATGGGAACTCTAAATCGAATCATCTTTCCTCCAACTTTGAAAGACACTGCCTGGCAATCAAAATTACTGTTGTTTGAGAAGTCTCAAACAATTGTTATTCACATTCTtatgtaactttttttctctttctggaaacttCTAAGGTTTCTCTTCCATCCCCtgctattctaaaatttattatgtttctaggtgtaggctttttaaaaatgtattgttctaGGCAATCCAAATCTATATTTCAATTCTgggacattttcttatttattcttggATCATTTCCTCTCTTCAGTtgtctctattctctctctctctctctctctctcaggttcTTACTAACTAGGTTTCTGCtcccattgtattttttttttcttctgattttctatttgggGCCGAGTGGCATTGTACTGCCTGGGGGATTTTCCTCAGTTGTTTATTCTAACACATCTATtacaacttctttttaaaattttgctatcaaatattttgaatgtcttCTACTTGTACCATTTTCAATGCATCCTGTTTGTGTTTTATAGAtgcatcattttctctttttctttgaagatattaattatagtatttctgtgtctctgtttttatatgtattcttCTCTGTGCAATGTCTGTTTCCTCCAGGTgcctgtttcctgttttgttttggtctctgtTTTGCATCTAAGCTTTTAAGCTTTTATAAGCCATCTTCTAACTTTCTTCAGATGTCTGCTGATCTTATGCTGTGAATTTGTTAAAAAATGAGGGACTCTAATGCTTATTGGAAATTGCATGGGAAATATTTATCAACAGCTGAGTTTACAAGAGAGTGATTGGCTGGAGTCTTGACAGTTTTATTGAAAGTTGCCTGGATGTCAGTAAAATAGCTCTTTTATTTAGGGCTGTTCAGTGTTTCCGGAGAATAATTTCTACATTGAATATATACAGTTGGATGTCTTGCTGTTACCTAAAGTGATATCACAATATTGTTTTCTGATTTACCAAAGCAAGATAATTTCTCCAGTTGCAACATATATTTCAGTACCATTATCTTCTCAGTTTCCTGAGCTCAACACCTGAAAGCTGTTTATATTTCAGAATCTATACTTGTCCTTTATGACATGCCAATATTCTGGTTCTCCCTTCTTGTTACCAGCTcaatatttttatcctttattccaATTTATACACTGGTTTGGGCTCTTACCACCTTATTCCAATTATTTTACTCATCACAGTAAATTTGGTTGCTCATCCTTCAAGTCTATATTACAAATAGCTACTGGaaaaaaatcaccccaaaacATCTTTTTATGATAATTTATCTGAATTTGGTTGGGGGGGGGATTCCTATGCAAACTCTGCTTTGCTTTCAAGACTTTCCCCACTCGTTCATTAGTCTCCTATATAACTTCATCAgctaaatatgttttctttgttcaACCAAAACAtggccatttttatttcctttttattcacaTATGTTTCTTCTCCCCCCACAAACTGTTCCACACCTTTTTGTATTTGAACTTCTGGGTTGTCTGGTCTCTGTCAAAATACAGCTAACTTCTACTTGTCTCCAGGAATTTTCTCCTATGTCATAACTAACTATCATAACTAactattcattcctttatttgctgtttcttatGAATTTTGTATTGATATTTTCAATGGGGTTGAAAATTCCTTTAGTGATTCactttgtatcatttattttaagtCAGCCTGGTGGCCCACACATCTGTACAAAAAGAGCACTTAGTGAATTATTCTTCTTCTACCATGTATTCAATAAGTACACTGTATAAAGCTCAGTATATCAGAATAATAAGGTTCTTAAGTTTTACActattatttatgatattttgtgtatttaaattcATACTCTACATTCTTTTAGTATTTCATCTGCTTTTGTTATTGTGTCTCCTCTATAACGAGTAAGTTCCTTCATGGTAAAGAatgtctctgtctcctttctcctttattaacTCCTATTATATCATGTATAGTATTTGGTACAGAGCATATTAGCAATTCCTTTTTTGGTTCAGTGACTCTGTAGGTTAGATTATCTAAATTTTTACAAATCAGGTTTGAAATTGTATATGAAATTTCATCTGTCCCCTCTAAACTATAGAAGTTTCATAACTTAAACTGTATAGTTTCACAACTATAAAGTAGTTACAAACTTTAATTTCCTagagattatattttatattaaaagattttatttggcatTCTGACTGGCACGGCTTTTGAGGCTAAATTTACTAGTTCCCTGTCCACTGCGTGCAGCAAAGTAAGCATAAAGTGCCCTTTATGGACCGGGGCTACTGCCCACAGATCCTCTCTCTGTCCACAAGCCCTGGCATCCCAAAGTGCACTTACTGAGTAAGCCACAGAGATAAGATGAATGTATTACCAACGACCTAGCTTGCATTTTAACATGCTAGAACTATAAGGAATGATAGGATTGTGCTAGTAttttggaaactgaggcccaagctTGTGTAGGTAGAGAACTCAATAAAAGCCAAGTCTCTCAACTTTTCCACTGATACCTTCTGCCAGGATATTAGATATGAAATACAATGTTTTCTATACCATAAAATCTTAGTAGGCAGAGATGCAGAATGCACAGCAGGCTTTTCTTTGGACTTCTAGAAAGTAATGTCAGAAATTATGGGTGGGTTCAAAGCCAGGACTTGAGTTGCTTTGTTATTTAGGATATGAAAATGGGAGTAGGGAAATAAAGGTACTACAAGAATTTAATGATTGAAGATGTTCTAAATAATGGTAGCcagggaaaatgaacaaaaatactCTTCCTGTTGATGTTAAATGACACATTTTTCTTAGTGGAGGTATATATTGTCATTAATCTTCTgatagaaaaattgaaattttcctattttgattctttttcagcTACATGTGGTCATTTGAAAAAGCTCACCTCAGCATGGTTCAGATAATCACAGGACAACTTGTTGAGTCCTTTGATGAAGAATTTAGAACTCTCTATGCCAGATCCTGTGTCCCCAATTCATTTGCTCAGGAAGAATCAGCAAGGGTGAAACATGGCAAAACACTCTGGGAGAATGGCACCTACCAGCGTTCACTTTCTTCATTAGCTTCCGTTTCGAGCCAAAGAAACCTTTTTGGCAGACAAGACAAAATTCATAAGCTAGAATCTAGTTATTTCAAAAACAGAGGAATATATACTCTAAATGAACATGACAAATATAGCATAAGAAATCATGGATACAAGCCTCATTTTATTCCAAACTTTAATGGCCCAAATACAGTCCGTCAGTATCAATCCAGTCAGATAAATGAAAATTGGAAGAGGCATAGTTATGCTGGGGAACAGCCAGAAACAGCACCATACCTGCTGCTTAACAGGGTTCTGAATCGAAACATTAATCCTCCAGGTAATTGGAAAAAGCCTTCAGATAGTCTTAGTGTGGCCTCCTCATCACGAGGAGGCTATGCAAGCCACCGTAACACACCTGCCCAGAGTTTTGCTGATCGGCTTGcccagagaaaaacaacaaatcttGCAGAAAGGAACTCAAATGTGCGGAGATCTTTCAACGGGACGGATAATCATATTCGCTTTTTGCAGCAAAGAATGCCAACCCTTGAACATACCACAAAGTCATTCTTGCGTAACTGGAGAATTGAATCCTACTTAAATGATCATTCAGAAGCTGTACCTGATTCAAATGGATCGGCTCTAGGTGACCGGTTTGAGGGCTATGATAGTTCTGAAAATTTGAAAGCCAATGCCCATTACACTCATTCTCGGCTTCGTTCCTCTTTTGTGTTTAAACCAACATTACCTGAACAGGAAGAAGTTAACAGTTGTACAACTGGCTCCTCAAATTCAACAGTCATTGGTTCCCAGGGAAGTGACACACCTAAAGAGGTTCCGGACACCCCTACGAGTGTACAGCATACGACAGACAAACCTGTGCCAGAATCAGCCCCTAAGCTCCCATTGCAGTCAGAGGCACCAAAAATGCACACCTTGCAGGTTCCCGAAAACCACTCAGCAGTCTTAAATCAAACTACAAATGGCCATACAGACTCAAACAACTATTTATATACATCCTTGTGTGTAAATAAGCAGACAGAAAATCTGAAGAATCAACAAAATGAGAATCTGCTCAAAAGGCGAAGTTTCCCATTCTTTGATCACTCAAAAGCCAATTTAGATCACGGACATAGTAAGCATTATGTCTATAGTACACTTACCAGGAATCGAGTTAGACAACCAGAAAAACCCAAAGAGGATTTGTTGAAAAGTTCTAAAAGCATGCACAATGTGACCCAGAGCATAGAAGAGGACAGGGAGGTCATCAAGAGAGAACCTCCAAGTGGCCCTACTGCCAAGTCAATTTCCATTGCCGCTTTGCTTGATATGAATAAAGATGAACCTAGCAAAGAACTCACTTCAAAGAAGGAAGTTAAAGGTTCTCCAAGTTTCTTGAAAAAGGGATCTCAGAAGTTAAGGTCATTACTTAGCCTTAccccagagaagaaagaaaatctatccAAAAATAAAGCACCTGCCTTTTATAGAATGTGTAGTAGTTCTGACACTTTAGTTTCTGAGTCTGAAGataatcaaaaaccaaaaaaatcagaACCAAAAATGGATTCATCTCCTAGAAGAAAGCGTTCTTCCTCATCAAATTCTCAAGGCAGTATTCACAAGAGTAAGGAAGATGTAACGGTTAGCTCACCTCAGGGGATGAATTCTCCACCCGATGAAAGTAGTAAAAGAATGCCTTCTCCAGGTCCAGTTGAAAACAAGTTCTTGGAAAGAGCAGGAGATGCCTCTGCCCCTAGATTTAACACTGAACAGATCCAATACCGAGATTCAAAGGAGATTAATACAGTTCTTGCTCCTGAAAGAAAACCAGCTTCTTCTCCAAGGCCTAAACCCAATGAGCTTCTAAGATCTCATTCAACCGACAGGCGCATTTACAGTCGCTTCGAGCCATTCTATAAGATCGAAAGTTCTATTCAGCCAGCAAGCAACGTACCAAATACTGGTGTGCACCGCCCAGAAATAAAATCCACAACTGTGGGCAATAGTTATGGCAGGTCCAGCCCGATGCTTAATTACAACACTGGTGTTTATCACTCATACCAGCCAAATGAAAACAAGTTCCGAGGATTTATGCAGAAGTTTGGAAactttatacacaaaaataaatgaaataggataATTTCAAATAGTTGTTAAAACACAAATGACTATAgctataaatatttctccaaagaatattgTGGACAGTTTTTGTAACATGCCAATAGATTTTTGTAGGGAAGAGAGTTTGTGGTACGACATGTTTACCACTGTACTGATATACAGTGAAGTTGAAGTTGCTCTGTGTGATAAAGTTAGTTGTGCTTAATTACAATGTAAATGGAATGTCTCtatatacatgatttttaaatggtaatggcaaaaaatgtaatattttcttcagACTCAAGATATTCTTAAGTCTCAAATAGAAACTTTAGTGGAGAGACAATGTATGGATTTTAAGCATTTATTCTGaagtctttccttttaaaaaaggatcataGTACTATCAGTGGCCCTCTATAACATATCTTTGTGGGTTTTCATATCTCCAAATTATGAGAAAATAGGACAAAGCCTCTTTGGGTTTTAATTCCCTTTAAACTCTATAGAATAAgttatgttttattaatatttcattaattttcctaTGAAGCATATACAACTGGTCGGGCAGCAACAGTGCAGTTTAAACCATGTAGCTCAGCATATCTTTAATTTTGACTGAGGTGTTTGCAAAGGATCAGCCTCATGTAGTACAtggtagaaatttattttcctaattttgtgaAAACCATACACGTTGTCCTTCTTTCTATTCTGGACCAAGGGAGCCCATACCTCACTCATCAGTGAGCTGCTGAACTTTCATAGTCATTCCTTCCCTGAAATTAGAGCAAGCAGCAGATAATTTAGGAAACCTGAGTTATACCTCTCtttctaagataaaaaaaaaaaaaaaagcttttagaaatgtaaacttctatgtaattttttatcTTAGATCAGTATGACAATGCTTAGGTGTTTTGCTTGCAAAAGTCCTTGCTCTTTTTCACGCTGGGCCAAATATACTGTGAGTGCATAGTGTTTGCATGAAAAGTACTGTGATGAACATGAGAAGTGCTATCTAGCCTAATTCTTTCATGACCATAGACAGTTGAAAGTTTTAAATCTCTCCATATCTTAACTTGATGATGATATTTAGATCATAAGATGCCCTTTTGACCTTCTTAGAGTAATTAAAGTCCCACATGCATTAAAGAGACTTTACCTTGGTTTTGCTTCATCCACAAAGGACAGAATTCAAGAAATAATGTGTCATTTGAGAGGTGTGAAGGGTTTCTATAAcgctttaaatatattatttaacacCTTCTAAGTTATAATATGGGGCAGTATGTTGTTTCAAAAATTCAAGATTCAGTCAAATAATATCCATGTCATTAAATAAAACAAGAGCATTAAAATATCAATCATTAAGATACTTTTTCTGTAGTGGTTAAACACCATGATAACATGACAAGAGAAAACATAATAGTagggaaaagaaaacctaacatTTAGCTGAGCACATGTATAGACCAGGTCTTGAGCTAGAACCTATAGTTCCCACAGTTAATATCTGCTGTGCTGGTTGACCTGTGACaatgaaaaagggaaaggagCTACAGATTTAACTTGTATCTATGCTAGGGAAAGCAGCCCATTAGGTTAGAAAGCTAGGCAGGGAATGAAGCTCAGTGTTAAATATATAACCTTGTtaaatattcacaatagccctGTGAAGTCAGTAGCTcctttttgcaaatgagaaaactaatcCTTTGAGAAGT from the Canis lupus dingo isolate Sandy chromosome 12, ASM325472v2, whole genome shotgun sequence genome contains:
- the FAM83B gene encoding protein FAM83B, producing MLASMETSSMLSSLNDECKSDNYIEPHYKEWYRVAIDALIEHGLEAYQEFLAKERVSDFLAEEEINYILKNVQKVAQSTAHSTDNSYDDTSSSGTYWPIESDVEAPNLDLGWPYVMPGLLGGTHIDLLFHPPRAQLLTIKETIRKMIKEARKVIALVMDIFTDVDIFKEIVEASTRGISIYILLDESNFNHFLNMTEKQGCQVQRLRNIRVRTVKGQDYLSKTGAKFHGKLEQKFLLIDCQKVMYGSYSYMWSFEKAHLSMVQIITGQLVESFDEEFRTLYARSCVPNSFAQEESARVKHGKTLWENGTYQRSLSSLASVSSQRNLFGRQDKIHKLESSYFKNRGIYTLNEHDKYSIRNHGYKPHFIPNFNGPNTVRQYQSSQINENWKRHSYAGEQPETAPYLLLNRVLNRNINPPGNWKKPSDSLSVASSSRGGYASHRNTPAQSFADRLAQRKTTNLAERNSNVRRSFNGTDNHIRFLQQRMPTLEHTTKSFLRNWRIESYLNDHSEAVPDSNGSALGDRFEGYDSSENLKANAHYTHSRLRSSFVFKPTLPEQEEVNSCTTGSSNSTVIGSQGSDTPKEVPDTPTSVQHTTDKPVPESAPKLPLQSEAPKMHTLQVPENHSAVLNQTTNGHTDSNNYLYTSLCVNKQTENLKNQQNENLLKRRSFPFFDHSKANLDHGHSKHYVYSTLTRNRVRQPEKPKEDLLKSSKSMHNVTQSIEEDREVIKREPPSGPTAKSISIAALLDMNKDEPSKELTSKKEVKGSPSFLKKGSQKLRSLLSLTPEKKENLSKNKAPAFYRMCSSSDTLVSESEDNQKPKKSEPKMDSSPRRKRSSSSNSQGSIHKSKEDVTVSSPQGMNSPPDESSKRMPSPGPVENKFLERAGDASAPRFNTEQIQYRDSKEINTVLAPERKPASSPRPKPNELLRSHSTDRRIYSRFEPFYKIESSIQPASNVPNTGVHRPEIKSTTVGNSYGRSSPMLNYNTGVYHSYQPNENKFRGFMQKFGNFIHKNK